A DNA window from Bdellovibrio sp. BCCA contains the following coding sequences:
- a CDS encoding inner membrane-spanning protein YciB → MQPNSSASPKAQAASLFFAGLLPVIAFTLIEEYYGTVAGLIAGMVFGVGEISWELYKYKKVQKLTWFGNGMLFILGGISLISSEGLWFKLQPALMEGFFALILWGSVIMKKPLFVYLAEQQGHQFPDIVKTRMNGITIRSGFFFAIHTGLAVWAALAWSTTAWALLKGIGLTVSFILYLIMEGFLLRRAVLKQKAE, encoded by the coding sequence ATGCAACCGAATTCTTCCGCCAGTCCGAAAGCTCAAGCCGCCAGTCTTTTCTTTGCGGGTCTTCTTCCCGTTATCGCCTTTACTTTGATTGAAGAGTATTATGGAACCGTGGCCGGTCTTATTGCCGGGATGGTTTTTGGTGTCGGTGAAATTTCTTGGGAACTTTATAAATATAAAAAAGTTCAAAAGCTCACTTGGTTCGGAAACGGAATGCTTTTTATTCTCGGAGGCATTTCACTAATTTCGTCTGAAGGTCTTTGGTTTAAACTTCAACCCGCTTTGATGGAAGGATTTTTCGCTTTGATCTTGTGGGGCTCCGTCATTATGAAAAAACCTTTGTTCGTGTATCTCGCTGAACAACAAGGTCATCAGTTTCCGGATATTGTCAAAACCCGGATGAATGGTATCACGATTCGCTCTGGATTTTTCTTTGCTATTCACACAGGACTTGCCGTTTGGGCCGCACTGGCATGGAGCACGACGGCCTGGGCTCTGCTCAAAGGTATTGGTCTTACCGTAAGTTTCATTCTGTATCTTATCATGGAGGGTTTTCTCTTAAGGAGAGCCGTTTTAAAACAAAAGGCAGAATGA
- a CDS encoding S8 family peptidase — MKRALLLGALLFGSQAFAGEYLVKYSNTSALNMLNTVAMSKVATIQMMDHNANASLVKVNIQKSHEAQALASLLSQPGVEYVVPNFKIRAFTAPVDAAALKEQWAIAKVQAEKAWQRAGNKGSRNVIVAVIDTGVDYKHPSLAPNMIQGYDFKENDNDPMDKTGFQNPGHGTHCAGAVGATGLVDGGTIGLSPEVSIMPLRFLGEDGSGDLNNAIKAIDYAVEKGAQIISASWGAAVPRSTAAPLLEAIKRADDKGVIFIAAAANDGKNNDKTEMYPANNGYPNSITVAASGPSDAKPSWSNYGTATVHVASPGENIMSTLPNNKYGNLSGTSMATPLVSGLVALMKAQDPSLTGAQVRAILQTTGAKVSIETACNCRVDAFEAVDAVIAKKMVLVPAAATIQPSSTLAFSVLHGKAPFKFASSNTSVASIDNNGTLTAAGNGTTTVTVTDADGKTASSLNINVGAKSGGNQPPNPGQPPGQDPGNPGEPGDCPLGDPAICQIICQIQPDLPFCKSN, encoded by the coding sequence ATGAAACGTGCATTATTATTAGGTGCATTGTTGTTCGGTTCACAGGCATTCGCAGGCGAATATCTAGTGAAATATTCCAACACAAGCGCTCTCAACATGCTTAACACGGTCGCAATGTCTAAAGTTGCAACGATCCAAATGATGGATCACAACGCAAACGCTAGCCTTGTAAAAGTGAACATCCAGAAGTCTCACGAAGCGCAAGCTTTGGCGTCTCTTCTTTCTCAACCAGGCGTTGAGTACGTTGTTCCTAACTTCAAAATCAGAGCTTTCACTGCGCCAGTTGATGCTGCTGCGTTGAAAGAACAGTGGGCGATTGCAAAAGTTCAAGCTGAAAAAGCTTGGCAACGTGCCGGCAATAAGGGGAGCCGTAACGTTATCGTAGCTGTTATCGATACTGGTGTTGACTACAAACACCCATCTTTGGCTCCAAATATGATCCAAGGTTATGACTTCAAAGAAAACGACAACGATCCAATGGATAAAACAGGATTCCAAAATCCAGGTCACGGTACTCACTGCGCGGGCGCAGTAGGTGCGACTGGTTTGGTTGACGGTGGTACAATAGGTTTGTCTCCTGAAGTTTCTATCATGCCACTTCGCTTCTTGGGTGAAGACGGTTCTGGTGACTTGAACAACGCGATCAAAGCAATTGATTACGCCGTTGAAAAAGGCGCGCAAATCATCTCTGCATCTTGGGGTGCAGCGGTTCCTCGCTCTACAGCGGCTCCTCTTCTTGAGGCGATCAAACGTGCTGACGATAAAGGTGTTATCTTCATCGCGGCTGCTGCGAACGATGGTAAAAACAACGATAAAACTGAAATGTATCCAGCTAACAACGGATACCCTAACTCAATCACAGTTGCGGCTTCGGGTCCTTCTGATGCAAAACCATCTTGGTCAAACTACGGAACTGCAACAGTTCACGTAGCTTCTCCTGGTGAAAACATCATGAGCACATTGCCAAACAATAAGTACGGAAATCTTTCTGGTACTTCAATGGCAACTCCGCTTGTGTCAGGCCTTGTAGCTTTGATGAAAGCTCAAGATCCTTCACTGACTGGTGCTCAGGTTCGTGCGATCCTTCAAACGACAGGCGCTAAAGTTTCTATCGAGACTGCATGTAACTGCCGTGTTGACGCTTTCGAAGCTGTTGACGCTGTTATCGCTAAGAAAATGGTTCTTGTTCCTGCTGCAGCAACAATCCAACCATCTTCAACTTTGGCTTTCTCTGTTCTTCACGGTAAAGCTCCGTTCAAATTCGCTTCTAGCAACACTTCAGTTGCTTCTATCGACAACAACGGTACTTTGACTGCAGCTGGTAACGGTACAACAACTGTGACTGTGACTGATGCTGACGGAAAAACAGCTTCTTCATTGAACATCAATGTGGGCGCTAAATCAGGTGGCAACCAACCACCAAATCCTGGTCAACCTCCAGGACAAGATCCAGGCAACCCAGGTGAGCCAGGCGACTGCCCACTTGGTGATCCAGCGATCTGCCAAATCATCTGCCAGATCCAACCAGATCTTCCATTCTGCAAATCTAACTAA
- a CDS encoding dihydroorotase → MSQRPFDLLIQGGICLLPHPSGTGLIEQQADIGILDGRIEKIRDSITDPAVRTIKAEGLHVLPGIIDSQVHFREPGLTHKEDLETGTKAAILGGVTSIFEMPNTNPPTTTKEAFAEKLQRAQGRAHSNYAFFIGGSHDNVDQLAELEKLPHCSGIKIFMGSSTGNLLVEDDETLERILRQGTRRVIFHSEDEMRLRERKHIAVDMADPHYHPVWRDVETAVNSTTRLLRLARKTGRRIHVLHVSTGEEMDLLKDQKDIATVEVLPQHLTLYAPDCYDRLGTYAQQNPPIREKRHLDRIWKAVLDGTVDVIGSDHAPHTREEKERPYPQSPSGVPGVQTLLPIMLNHVHEGRLTLRRFVEMVTENPCRVFGIKNKGRLRQGFDADITLVDLNKTKTIDNSWIASRCGWTPFHGMSVTGWMTHTIAGGHLVMENDQVLMLPQGKPVNFLETN, encoded by the coding sequence ATGTCTCAGCGCCCTTTTGATCTTCTTATTCAAGGTGGAATCTGCTTACTCCCCCATCCTTCGGGAACTGGCTTGATCGAACAACAGGCCGATATTGGGATTCTAGATGGCCGCATCGAAAAAATTCGCGACTCTATTACAGATCCTGCTGTCAGAACGATTAAAGCGGAGGGATTGCATGTCCTTCCCGGCATTATCGATAGCCAGGTTCATTTTCGCGAGCCAGGTCTCACGCACAAAGAAGATCTAGAAACGGGAACCAAGGCCGCGATCTTAGGTGGAGTTACGAGTATTTTTGAAATGCCGAACACCAACCCACCAACGACCACGAAAGAAGCTTTCGCCGAGAAACTTCAAAGAGCCCAAGGTCGAGCTCACAGCAACTATGCTTTTTTTATTGGCGGGTCTCATGACAATGTCGACCAATTGGCAGAGCTTGAAAAATTACCTCATTGTTCTGGCATTAAGATTTTTATGGGAAGTTCCACGGGAAATCTTTTGGTGGAAGATGACGAAACACTCGAAAGAATTTTGCGCCAAGGCACTCGCCGTGTGATTTTTCATAGCGAAGATGAAATGCGTCTGCGCGAAAGAAAGCATATCGCGGTTGACATGGCCGATCCGCACTATCATCCGGTGTGGAGAGATGTTGAAACAGCTGTGAATTCAACAACAAGACTTTTGCGTTTAGCACGCAAAACCGGGCGCCGTATCCATGTCCTTCATGTCTCTACAGGTGAAGAGATGGATCTTTTAAAAGATCAAAAAGATATTGCGACTGTCGAAGTTCTTCCGCAACATCTAACACTTTATGCGCCTGATTGTTACGATCGCTTGGGAACTTACGCTCAACAAAATCCACCGATCCGTGAAAAGCGGCATTTAGATCGCATTTGGAAAGCGGTTTTGGATGGCACAGTGGACGTGATTGGTTCAGATCATGCTCCGCACACACGCGAAGAAAAAGAGCGTCCTTATCCGCAAAGTCCTTCGGGAGTTCCCGGAGTGCAAACACTCCTTCCGATCATGCTGAATCACGTTCATGAGGGGCGTCTGACTTTACGTCGTTTTGTAGAGATGGTAACGGAAAATCCTTGTCGCGTTTTTGGAATCAAAAACAAAGGCCGTCTTCGCCAGGGTTTTGACGCTGATATCACTTTGGTTGATTTGAATAAAACAAAGACCATTGATAATTCTTGGATCGCCAGTCGCTGTGGATGGACTCCGTTTCACGGCATGTCTGTGACAGGATGGATGACTCACACGATAGCGGGCGGTCATCTTGTGATGGAAAACGATCAAGTGCTGATGCTTCCGCAAGGAAAACCCGTTAACTTTTTGGAAACGAATTAA
- a CDS encoding enoyl-CoA hydratase-related protein → MSFYSQAFQHLKLSLSSHILWVTLNNPEQSNAISLEMVDSLTRVLKHADFDPAVRVIVLKGEGPTFCAGGDVKAMQNKTGMFAGEGNELRMRYIHGIQQIPKCIEELSTPVIAMVNGPAIGAGCDLAMMCDLRVGTAKSKFGETFVKLGLIPGDGGTFFLQRVIGFSKAMQMSLTGDLVAGEEAYQWGLLNYFVGEDVLEAETQKIADKIAANAPVAVQMTKKAMKMAYLSDLNTILDLSAAYQGITQRTEDHFTALQAMKDKKSPDFQGR, encoded by the coding sequence ATGTCGTTCTATTCTCAAGCATTCCAGCATCTCAAGTTGTCTTTGTCTTCGCACATTCTGTGGGTGACGCTCAATAATCCAGAACAAAGCAATGCGATTTCTTTAGAAATGGTCGACTCTCTTACGCGCGTTTTAAAACATGCTGATTTTGATCCGGCCGTGCGTGTGATTGTTCTTAAAGGCGAGGGCCCTACGTTCTGTGCCGGTGGCGATGTCAAAGCCATGCAAAATAAAACCGGCATGTTCGCAGGCGAAGGCAACGAACTTCGTATGCGCTACATTCACGGTATTCAACAAATTCCTAAATGTATCGAAGAACTTTCAACTCCGGTGATTGCAATGGTGAATGGTCCTGCGATTGGAGCAGGCTGTGATCTTGCAATGATGTGTGATTTGCGAGTGGGAACTGCGAAATCCAAATTCGGTGAGACGTTCGTGAAACTAGGACTTATTCCTGGCGATGGCGGGACGTTCTTCCTTCAACGCGTGATCGGCTTTTCTAAAGCCATGCAGATGTCTTTAACAGGCGATCTTGTGGCTGGGGAAGAAGCGTATCAATGGGGGCTTTTGAATTATTTTGTTGGGGAAGATGTTTTAGAAGCTGAAACACAAAAGATCGCCGATAAAATCGCAGCCAATGCACCAGTAGCCGTGCAAATGACAAAGAAAGCGATGAAGATGGCGTATTTGAGTGATCTCAATACGATTTTGGATTTGTCCGCGGCTTATCAGGGGATCACGCAAAGAACGGAAGATCATTTTACGGCGTTGCAAGCAATGAAAGATAAAAAGTCTCCGGACTTTCAAGGGCGCTGA
- a CDS encoding hemagglutinin, with protein MVLLLGVGCSLNSKLTDFNALTPPVLLDSNGDRLESLVINSGTNLSSVKLQGECYYEDQEIQVSFVPQNSSLSVSDTRNFKALCKNKKFSLNVDTQNWSDTDYRIVLAVTSLAGVSSSSESAALKDVVAPVVSFGAPISAEVGNDFVGAVSVGGACETDDGPVEILSEGVLLNTFTCLAGSFSGTISVAGLDEGLRTFTVQQKDLAGNIGTNVSTTFNKDTVAPLLPVTLGSLGSALSNNDAPRTVTVGTPTDGGTQYKYIVVKDTDCSGQWAAIMATTPVPAGTPISLSFSGDGVYRICTIGGDQANNWQGPSSVVESSAVVIDKTAPALTITTPLAGAKFQSAFTLSGACEAGLTVNISGDFTPSPTTTTCSVTGTYAANLSLTGVDGAKNISVSSTDAAGNASSIAFYSVTKDTTIIPPNVTLNTPATTNAALAKFTVNDCSDHTFILMKEQNTPPALGDSGWISCSTAAQSYIYDLSASDQQGLRNVRFYARDEAGNISTATVFTVTYDSKAPILSLDPVPTLAINVSYPFVVYVTETTVSASAVLTLQYSTNGGTTWNFAASRALGLAGPMNAKSFVVNWAPPSYQVGMKVRAMLTDDNGLTGYGVSNAFDAVVDTIAPVISANQMKINGSLTPSDTVRSYVTVSLQAHDGETAITDFCFKTTNSAPATSDACWVSVKAPKPGLEELPDLLLVDFDFFLGINFGTYNIYAWVRDVAGNISTNSATLKKDFNTINYINDAPPTVSNFLTVNSTTPNTPPINADMNFANGASVYIKWAASDNGSISKVELYSSTDGSQYTLISDTLSNSSSNGASCSYSAPHTGCWVWNSSFPNNSFFKLQLRVTDNYGQTSQVTSPPLNSQNLNLLAGNQDAGHNGNAKKTVFNTTVGNDMAPGTLLVTTDGKIFFNDSSYGLMYIDPKTNNSKVLLRLAKTGEDSYGDGIPVEQARAKAILRTTLDYQNRILVYDRYMIRRIDTNVEPMTIETLIGADPAGNLGTNTADTVADPRDLKINLTTNVSLDESWTIRKRSIFVALPNGDIYFVSDKPGVAKDNGGRIRVYKGSLAVPRVESIRFSGTGVKDLPSWDLNTQPYSFFSLRYDPQTSDILKAYVNAVYSVPGNSYGNMTELDPTTWIGNGVYPNHPFASNNSLVYYDVQSLDGRVYRSNRYTEHSVSRLNDDGTWTRVLGTGAMGDCADGTAATSCAVSLDDAFVDRYGRIFFSTRGIIRTVYNGNVYTLFGQRKDAGDGGAGLDMRLASVFYIDHGVGNNVIMLDHQENKIREMRPGASPEVQLIAGNGQSGIVDYATAANAQKIPLGNWGEPNSFATNPATGDLYMNCSLNSVLVTAPSTYVNYHRICKLNRATGMWEQILDGEGATPSYTQTSLSYADLQLTGYSPAVMAFQAGSILFNQFYWNGTAQNNSHLRLVTPTSTEFVAGTIAVDSSTDSCPDGASTSCNLGVTGMHRMGAPVYYGPLSGWLFNPTRTTGSSYEGVMHVVHGGMTHKFLTLPSRPSGFTYDSGNIYYCTGGKLYKANITNAGDLSSVANWPLVENTHYTITQLTMPADNITCEGRRILVKPASGPKPKRLVMMAKQNGLPALIEYFLP; from the coding sequence TTGGTACTGCTATTGGGGGTAGGTTGCAGCCTTAATTCCAAGCTCACGGATTTTAATGCTTTAACACCTCCCGTACTTTTGGATTCCAACGGCGATCGTTTGGAGTCTCTCGTTATTAATTCCGGCACAAACTTAAGCTCCGTGAAACTTCAAGGGGAGTGTTACTACGAAGACCAAGAAATTCAGGTCTCTTTTGTTCCGCAGAATTCTTCTTTATCCGTCAGTGACACTCGAAATTTTAAAGCGCTTTGCAAAAATAAAAAATTTTCTTTGAACGTCGACACCCAAAATTGGAGTGATACGGATTATCGGATTGTTCTTGCGGTCACTTCCTTAGCGGGAGTGAGCTCCAGCAGTGAATCCGCAGCTTTGAAAGACGTTGTTGCTCCTGTTGTCTCTTTCGGTGCGCCGATTTCTGCGGAAGTAGGAAATGATTTTGTCGGTGCCGTTTCCGTTGGCGGAGCTTGCGAAACCGATGACGGCCCTGTTGAAATTTTAAGTGAAGGTGTTTTATTAAATACTTTCACATGTCTTGCGGGAAGTTTTTCTGGAACTATCTCTGTGGCGGGGCTTGATGAAGGCCTTCGTACATTCACAGTTCAACAAAAAGATCTCGCGGGAAATATCGGAACAAACGTCAGTACAACGTTTAACAAAGATACAGTGGCACCTCTTCTTCCTGTGACCTTGGGATCTTTGGGCAGTGCTTTGAGTAATAACGATGCCCCTCGCACGGTGACTGTGGGAACCCCGACAGACGGCGGAACTCAGTACAAATACATTGTTGTGAAGGATACTGACTGCTCTGGTCAGTGGGCGGCTATTATGGCTACAACGCCTGTGCCTGCAGGAACACCCATTTCGTTAAGCTTTAGTGGAGATGGAGTTTATCGCATTTGCACAATTGGTGGAGACCAAGCGAATAACTGGCAAGGTCCTTCTTCCGTGGTTGAAAGCTCGGCCGTGGTGATTGATAAAACAGCTCCGGCTTTGACTATCACAACTCCTCTTGCAGGAGCTAAATTTCAATCAGCCTTTACTTTATCAGGAGCGTGTGAAGCGGGATTAACAGTCAATATTTCTGGCGACTTTACTCCCAGTCCGACGACGACCACTTGTTCTGTCACCGGAACTTACGCCGCAAATTTATCTTTGACGGGTGTTGATGGTGCAAAAAATATTTCTGTTTCCTCCACGGATGCGGCGGGAAATGCTTCCTCAATTGCATTTTATTCAGTGACAAAAGACACGACAATCATTCCGCCGAATGTGACTCTTAATACTCCTGCAACAACAAATGCGGCATTAGCAAAATTCACAGTGAATGATTGTAGTGACCATACATTTATTTTGATGAAAGAACAAAACACGCCTCCAGCTCTGGGTGATTCTGGATGGATTTCTTGTTCAACGGCGGCGCAGAGTTATATTTACGATTTGAGCGCTAGTGATCAACAAGGTTTAAGAAACGTGCGCTTCTACGCACGCGACGAAGCGGGAAATATTTCTACTGCCACCGTTTTCACGGTCACTTACGATAGCAAGGCACCGATCTTAAGCCTTGACCCTGTGCCTACGCTTGCCATCAATGTTTCTTATCCTTTTGTGGTGTATGTGACAGAAACCACCGTGTCGGCATCGGCCGTTTTGACTTTGCAGTATTCCACAAACGGTGGGACCACTTGGAATTTTGCTGCGAGCAGAGCCTTGGGACTTGCCGGTCCGATGAATGCAAAATCTTTTGTGGTGAATTGGGCGCCACCTTCCTATCAGGTGGGAATGAAAGTCCGGGCGATGCTCACAGATGACAATGGTTTGACGGGCTATGGAGTGTCCAACGCTTTTGATGCGGTTGTTGATACGATTGCTCCTGTGATTTCTGCCAATCAAATGAAGATCAATGGATCTTTGACACCTTCAGACACGGTTCGCTCTTACGTGACGGTGAGTTTGCAAGCCCACGACGGTGAAACAGCGATTACGGATTTCTGTTTTAAAACTACGAACTCAGCACCCGCAACTTCAGATGCTTGTTGGGTTTCCGTGAAAGCACCCAAGCCTGGTCTAGAAGAGTTGCCAGATCTTTTGCTCGTGGATTTTGATTTCTTTTTAGGAATTAATTTTGGCACTTATAATATTTATGCTTGGGTTCGTGACGTTGCTGGGAATATCAGTACAAATTCGGCGACGCTTAAAAAAGATTTTAACACCATTAATTATATCAATGATGCTCCACCAACAGTTTCTAATTTCTTAACTGTCAATTCCACGACACCCAATACGCCGCCGATCAATGCGGATATGAATTTCGCCAACGGAGCTTCAGTTTATATTAAATGGGCAGCCAGCGATAACGGCAGCATTTCTAAAGTAGAACTTTACTCCTCAACGGATGGAAGTCAGTACACATTGATCTCGGATACTTTAAGCAACAGTTCTTCAAATGGGGCAAGCTGCAGCTATTCCGCTCCTCACACGGGATGTTGGGTTTGGAATTCGTCGTTTCCGAATAATTCATTTTTCAAATTGCAATTGCGTGTGACGGATAACTACGGTCAAACCTCGCAGGTGACAAGTCCTCCACTGAACAGTCAGAATTTAAATCTGCTTGCAGGAAATCAAGACGCTGGTCATAACGGCAATGCCAAGAAGACGGTCTTTAATACGACGGTTGGAAATGACATGGCTCCGGGAACATTGCTCGTAACAACGGATGGGAAAATTTTCTTTAACGATTCTTCTTACGGATTAATGTACATTGATCCTAAAACGAACAACTCCAAAGTTCTTTTGCGTTTAGCAAAAACGGGTGAGGATTCCTACGGGGACGGCATCCCTGTTGAACAAGCTCGGGCTAAAGCCATCTTGCGCACGACTTTGGATTATCAAAATCGCATCTTGGTTTATGACCGTTATATGATCCGCCGTATTGATACGAATGTGGAACCCATGACAATTGAGACTTTGATTGGTGCCGACCCCGCAGGAAATTTAGGAACGAACACTGCCGATACCGTGGCAGACCCTCGCGATTTAAAAATCAATCTGACAACAAATGTGTCCTTGGATGAATCTTGGACGATTCGCAAGCGATCTATTTTTGTGGCTCTGCCAAATGGAGACATTTACTTTGTCTCTGACAAGCCCGGGGTTGCCAAAGACAATGGCGGTCGCATTCGTGTTTACAAAGGTTCTCTCGCAGTGCCTCGTGTGGAATCCATCCGTTTTTCAGGAACGGGTGTGAAGGATCTGCCGTCGTGGGATTTGAACACGCAACCTTATTCGTTCTTTAGTTTGCGCTATGATCCGCAAACAAGTGACATCTTAAAAGCTTACGTGAATGCTGTGTACAGTGTGCCGGGAAATTCTTACGGAAATATGACGGAGCTTGATCCGACAACATGGATTGGCAATGGTGTTTATCCAAATCATCCCTTTGCCTCAAACAACAGTCTCGTTTATTACGACGTGCAGTCTTTGGATGGACGAGTTTACCGGTCTAATCGTTATACCGAACATTCTGTTTCTCGTCTGAATGATGACGGCACGTGGACAAGAGTTCTTGGAACAGGTGCGATGGGAGACTGTGCTGATGGAACTGCAGCCACATCATGTGCGGTTTCTTTAGATGACGCCTTCGTGGATCGCTACGGTCGTATTTTCTTTTCTACTCGTGGAATTATTCGCACGGTCTATAACGGCAACGTTTATACATTGTTTGGTCAGCGCAAAGATGCCGGTGACGGCGGAGCAGGATTAGATATGCGCCTGGCTTCTGTGTTTTATATTGATCATGGTGTCGGCAACAATGTCATTATGCTAGATCATCAAGAAAATAAAATTCGTGAGATGAGACCCGGCGCTTCACCTGAAGTTCAACTGATTGCGGGCAATGGCCAAAGCGGTATTGTGGATTACGCCACAGCAGCGAATGCGCAAAAAATTCCTCTAGGTAATTGGGGTGAGCCTAACTCGTTTGCTACAAATCCTGCAACGGGTGATTTGTACATGAACTGTTCTTTAAACAGTGTTCTAGTGACGGCTCCGAGCACTTACGTGAATTACCACAGGATTTGTAAATTAAATCGTGCAACGGGAATGTGGGAACAAATTCTTGACGGTGAGGGCGCGACCCCGAGCTACACACAAACATCTTTAAGTTATGCTGATCTTCAACTCACCGGATATTCTCCGGCGGTGATGGCCTTCCAGGCGGGAAGCATTTTATTTAATCAGTTCTATTGGAATGGAACGGCTCAAAACAACAGCCATCTTCGTTTGGTTACGCCGACTTCAACAGAGTTTGTTGCTGGAACTATTGCGGTGGACTCAAGCACGGACTCGTGCCCAGATGGAGCGTCAACAAGTTGCAATCTGGGAGTGACGGGAATGCATCGAATGGGGGCTCCTGTTTATTATGGTCCTCTTTCTGGATGGCTCTTCAATCCGACCAGAACCACGGGTTCTTCGTACGAAGGCGTAATGCACGTTGTTCATGGCGGTATGACACACAAATTTTTGACACTGCCTTCGCGTCCTTCAGGTTTTACCTATGACAGTGGAAATATTTATTACTGCACTGGTGGTAAGCTCTATAAGGCGAATATCACAAATGCGGGTGACTTAAGCTCTGTTGCAAATTGGCCTCTTGTTGAAAACACTCATTATACGATCACGCAGCTCACAATGCCTGCGGATAACATCACTTGCGAGGGCCGCCGTATTTTAGTGAAACCAGCATCAGGTCCTAAACCAAAACGCTTGGTCATGATGGCTAAACAAAATGGCTTGCCTGCGTTGATTGAGTATTTCCTTCCTTAA
- a CDS encoding undecaprenyl-diphosphate phosphatase — protein MSHLHAIILGIIEGITEFLPISSTGHMVIASSVMGIEESAFTKAFEVIIQFGAIMSVLVLYWRRFLPNWSFYKKLFVAFLPTAIIGFIVKDVVDHLLGSVQIVAWALILGGVILVWSDKIFAHLTSMGRKTSDLSYIDAVKLGLFQSIAMIPGVSRSGATIMGGLTLGMNKKEAAEFSFFLAVPTMAAATGYKLLKIYKTIEPAQISTLAIGCFVAFIVAMLAIKFFIGIVTRYGFRGFGYYRIALGIVILIMIYSGKNLQMM, from the coding sequence ATGAGTCATCTGCACGCGATCATCCTGGGAATCATCGAAGGCATCACGGAATTTCTACCGATCTCATCAACAGGTCACATGGTGATTGCCAGCTCGGTGATGGGCATTGAAGAGAGCGCTTTCACAAAGGCCTTTGAAGTCATCATCCAATTCGGCGCGATCATGTCGGTGCTTGTCCTCTATTGGAGACGCTTTCTTCCCAATTGGAGCTTCTATAAAAAGCTTTTCGTGGCGTTTCTTCCGACGGCCATCATTGGTTTCATCGTTAAAGATGTCGTCGATCATCTTTTGGGAAGCGTGCAAATCGTCGCATGGGCGTTAATTTTGGGCGGCGTCATTTTAGTGTGGTCCGACAAAATCTTCGCACATTTGACATCGATGGGTCGCAAGACAAGTGATCTATCTTATATAGATGCCGTGAAACTGGGACTCTTCCAATCCATCGCGATGATCCCGGGTGTGTCCAGATCTGGAGCGACGATCATGGGTGGATTGACACTTGGCATGAACAAAAAAGAAGCAGCGGAGTTTTCATTTTTTTTAGCGGTCCCAACAATGGCCGCAGCCACGGGATACAAGTTGTTAAAGATCTACAAGACAATTGAACCCGCACAGATCAGCACATTGGCGATCGGTTGCTTCGTCGCTTTCATTGTTGCGATGCTTGCGATCAAATTTTTTATCGGTATAGTGACTCGCTACGGATTTAGAGGTTTCGGTTACTACCGTATCGCCTTAGGGATCGTGATCTTGATCATGATCTACTCCGGCAAAAATCTTCAAATGATGTAA
- a CDS encoding DUF6279 family lipoprotein, producing MRYALLIFFVIALSACNRSDIFFRFADDLAVSKTDDYFNLTSEQRDDLRKDVQKDIQNIKKELLPQVAKTLREIEPEVQKDKPNAELISRHFDEFQNYFKKVSAYFKNTAVKVSLKLKSDQYTHFAKELRDEIKETESSNELPEDSLNQTFKRYRRSIEFWIGGLSNDQKEKIKKFISTHPYPWRLQNQSKEFVLKQFLDSKENPEKLKKFVADFYDDFEAVRLPAYTTALNEHTKAFQRFLIEEFWQSLSKEQKKNLKENLLARAEELEKISQRP from the coding sequence ATGAGATATGCATTACTGATTTTTTTTGTCATAGCTTTAAGTGCCTGCAACAGATCGGATATTTTCTTCCGATTTGCTGATGATCTTGCTGTTTCCAAAACAGATGACTATTTCAATCTTACAAGTGAACAACGCGACGATCTTCGTAAAGACGTGCAAAAGGACATTCAGAATATCAAAAAAGAACTTTTGCCTCAAGTCGCAAAAACTTTGCGAGAGATCGAACCTGAAGTTCAAAAAGACAAACCCAATGCCGAGCTGATCTCTCGCCATTTTGATGAATTTCAGAATTATTTTAAAAAAGTTTCCGCTTACTTTAAAAACACCGCTGTCAAAGTTTCGTTGAAACTTAAATCTGATCAATACACTCACTTCGCCAAAGAACTTCGAGACGAGATCAAAGAAACTGAAAGCAGCAATGAGCTTCCTGAAGATTCCTTAAATCAAACCTTTAAACGCTATCGCAGGTCGATTGAATTTTGGATCGGCGGCCTTTCAAATGATCAGAAAGAAAAGATTAAGAAATTTATCAGCACTCATCCTTATCCATGGCGATTGCAAAACCAGAGCAAAGAATTTGTCTTAAAGCAGTTTTTGGATTCTAAAGAAAATCCCGAGAAATTAAAAAAATTCGTAGCGGATTTTTACGACGATTTTGAAGCCGTAAGACTTCCGGCCTACACGACAGCCCTCAACGAACATACAAAGGCTTTTCAGAGATTTCTCATTGAAGAATTCTGGCAAAGCCTTTCAAAAGAACAAAAAAAGAATTTAAAAGAAAATCTTTTAGCGCGCGCAGAAGAACTCGAAAAGATTTCTCAGCGCCCTTGA